From Epinephelus lanceolatus isolate andai-2023 chromosome 5, ASM4190304v1, whole genome shotgun sequence, the proteins below share one genomic window:
- the rassf9 gene encoding ras association domain-containing protein 9, with protein sequence MAPFGKNFLKARQKNRTKPAEPVEGKEIQVTVCNEEKVVCGVTKHTTCADMIQALLEDHKSIPESKRLLHGEPKDFCLVERWKGFERALPPLTRILRLWYAWGDQRPFIQFILVKASDFVPQPIKKSGKSKGAKPKRWEHSRAQSTQSLPAERQKRMVKKAFRKLEKLHKESQSSAGAEEIDRMVQLILHQDHTIREQIQRMRDLDLDIEQFEVQIQKEAESESSLAQSLEENSDEQLQKYLYTSDGVEQLELQVQRHKELILQLSQDIDAELRRANFPLSQYEDSEQEGAAAASCIPSEADESFYTAELERLQEEVKHSLFTGVSLHNQAAEIDKQLKYYDATLVSKDQECWQLAAQLSSLQIVDGAEEKTSSPVPLKSETQCSVSQTVKLKHSLSPADVTDTDSDTGISSTHSQDSLSPCLDFPPPLDTDV encoded by the coding sequence gACAAAACCTGCCGAACCTGTGGAAGGAAAGGAGATTCAGGTTACAGTCTGCAACGAGGAGAAGGTCGTCTGCGGAGTAACGAAGCACACAACATGTGCTGATATGATTCAGGCCTTACTGGAGGACCACAAGTCAATCCCAGAGAGCAAGCGGCTCCTGCACGGGGAACCCAAAGACTTCTGCCTCGTTGAGCGGTGGAAGGGTTTTGAGAGAGCTCTGCCTCCTCTCACCAGAATCCTGAGACTCTGGTACGCCTGGGGAGACCAGAGACCCTTCATCCAGTTCATTCTTGTCAAAGCCAGCGATTTTGTGCCTCAGCCCATCAAGAAGAGCGGGAAGTCCAAGGGGGCCAAGCCGAAGCGATGGGAGCACAGTCGGGCTCAGTCCACCCAGTCTCTGCCGGCGGAGAGGCAGAAGCGCATGGTGAAGAAAGCTTTCCGGAAGCTGGAGAAGCTCCATAAGGAGAGTCAGAGCTCAGCGGGTGCTGAGGAGATCGACAGGATGGTGCAGCTCATTCTTCACCAGGACCACACCATCCGGGAGCAGATCCAGCGCATGAGGGACCTGGATCTGGATATCGAGCAGTTTGAGGTGCAAATCCAGAAGGAAGCCGAGTCTGAGAGTTCACTGGCTCAGAGTCTGGAGGAGAACAGTGACGAGCAGCTGCAGAAGTACCTGTACACCAGTGATGGAGTCGAACAGCTTGAGCTGCAGGTTCAGAGGCACAAGGAGCTCATCCTCCAGCTGTCCCAGGACATTGATGCTGAGCTCAGGAGGGCCAACTTCCCTCTGAGCCAATATGAGGACAGCGAACAGGAAGGAGCTGCGGCTGCTTCCTGTATCCCCTCGGAGGCAGATGAATCGTTCTACACAGCTGAGTTGGAGaggctgcaggaggaggtgaAGCACAGCCTCTTCACCGGTGTGTCCCTCCACAACCAAGCTGCAGAAATAGACAAGCAGCTGAAGTACTACGACGCCACGCTGGTCTCAAAGGATCAGGAGTGTTGGCAGCTGGCTGCTCAGCTGAGCTCGCTGCAGATTGTGGACGGAGCAGAGGAGAAGACGTCCAGTCCTGTCCCTCTGAAAAGTGAGACTCAGTGCAGCGTCTCACAGACAGTGAAACTCAAACACAGCCTGTCCCCTGCAGACGTTACAGACACAGACTCAGACACTGGGATTAGCTCCACACACAGTCAGGACTCACTGTCACCCTGTCTCGACTTCCCTCCCCCGCTGGACACAGACGTTTGA